A window of Pullulanibacillus sp. KACC 23026 genomic DNA:
CCGTTTGAACGCCGACCCCATCATCTGTAAAAGCAAAGGCACCTGCCTGTTTTAAAGCGGCCAAATCATTCACTGTCTCACCTTTTAGCCCTGCTGTAATCGAACCATAAGGGAGAACTCGGACAGCCGCATCCTTTTCAATCCGTCTCATCAAATCATCTACGGCTTCTACGGAATCTGGAATGGGATTCGTGTTGGGCATTGCCGCAACCGTTGTAAAACCGCCCTTTGCTGCTGCCTGTGTTCCGGTCTTGATGGTTTCCTTATGTTCGCCACCCGGCTCTCTGAGATGGATGTGCAAATCGACAAGACCAGGCGCGAGAAGCTTTCCTTCAAGGTCTATAACTGCATGGTCGGATGAGTCAATGGACTCACCGATCTCGACAATCCGGTTTCCTTCAATCAAAACGTCTTGTTGTTTAAGCTCTTTGTTTAGTAGAGTGAGCCCATTTGTAAGTAGCATCCCCATAATTTTCTGCCTCCCTTTGACTTAGAACCCAATTCAATACAGCCATTCTTGCGTAAACGCCGTTCTCTATTTGTTTAAAAATACGGGAACGCGGCCCTTCAACAAGCGTGCTATCTATTTCAACGCCGCGATTGACCGGTGCCGGATGCATAATGATGCTTCCTTTTTTCATCGTTTTCTCGCGTTCTATCGTTAACCCATAAGCTAGATGATAATCGTCTTTATTAAAGGCTTTTGTCCCGTTATGCCGTTCATGCTGAATACGCAGCAGATTGACAACGTCTGCTTTCTTTATCGCTTCATCAACAGGTAAATAAATACCTGGGAAGTCATTGTTTTGCCACTCTCTCGGACCAGAAAGAATGAGATTAGCCCCCAATCGTGAGAGGATCTTGGCATTAGACCTGGCCACACGGCTATGCCTTAAGTCACCAATGATCGCGACCGTTAACCCTTTTATCCGGTTGAACTCTTCCCGAATGGTCATCAGGTCAAGCAGCGTTTGAGTGGGATGGTCCCCGCTCCCGTCCCCTGCATTAATAATGGAGAGGTTAAGGGTTTCCGCTAAGCCTTCATAATAGCAGTCCTCAGGATGACGAATAATGGCGACTTCCGCTCCAATGGCTTCCAGTGTTTTTAAGGTATCATACAAGGTTTCGCCTTTTTGAACGCTAGAGGTTGTCACATCCACATTTAAAGCTTGAAGCCCCATTCTCTTTTCAGCTACCTCAAAGCTAAATCGTGTTCGAGTGCTGGGTTCAAAAAACAAATTGGCAGCAAATCCAGGCCTTTGAACAGACAGTCTGCCGCTTTTGATCGCTTCAGCCTGATCTAAGATGGCTTCAATTTCAGCAAGTGTTAAGTGCTCTAATGATAATAGATTGGTCATCATGACCCTCCTCTTATATCCCTATCTTGTGTCAGATACTTACGAAAAAACCTCTCAGTCAGCTGACTGAGAGGTTTATCTGGATGGGCAGGGGTAGTCTTCGGCAAATTAGAAATTTCTAAAATTTCTTTTTGCCCATCCTAAGTACCTCCCTTTGTCAGCCTCACAGGACTGCATTTAAAAGGGATCTTTATTCACTTATTAGACTGACTTCATCGGTTTGGTCGACTTCTTGAACCTTAACCGCTACGATTTCATCTTTTGACGTCGGCACATTCTTCCCTGTAAAATCAGGGCGAATCGGCAGTTCGCGATGGCCGCGATCAACCAAAACGGCTAGCTGGATTGAGGCAGGCCGCCCGTGATCCATAACTGCTTCCATAGCAGCCCGAGCTGTGCGTCCCGTGTAAAGCACATCATCCACTAAAATAACTTTTCTTCCATTAATATTAACAGGTAAATCGGCACCCTTTATATGCGGCTCACGGTCCTCTGTTCGAACGGTGAGGTCGTCTCGGTATAATGTGATATCCAGTTCTCCCACATCAATAGGATGGCCTTCGATTTGCTGAATCCGTTCAGCAATTCGTCTCGCAAGGTACACCCCTCGAGTTTTAATCCCAACCAATACAAGATCCTGAACACCTTTATTTCGCTCAATCACTTCATGAGATAAGCGTGTAAGTGTACGTCGGATCGCCTGTTCATCCAGTATAACTTTTTCCACCGGCACCCACTCTTTTCATCTTAAAATAGAAAAACCTCTCTCACATCTGCGAGAAAGGTTATGAGGATCCATCCTAGTAAGCTGTGCCTCAAGTAGGAGAAATCCTATTGCTACAGCAAGCTTATATCATGACCTTTCTCAGCCTCACGGGACCGAATTAAAAGGAAGGCTATTCGATTCATATTCCTTAATTATTATTTCAAATAGAAGAAGGACTGTCAACCGTTATTTCGAAGTTCAGTCAAAAGCTGGGTCATATCCTCAGGAAGAGGAGCAGAAAAATGCATGTCTTCCCCCGTTGATGGATGCACGAAACCGAGCTCCCTAGCATGTAAGGCTTGCCCATCAATCGCGAGCGTTGATTTCGGCCCATACTTAGGATCACCGGCTATCGGATGATTAATGTAAGCCATATGAACGCGAATTTGATGTGTTCTTCCTGTCTCAAGGCGGCAGCTTGCTAGTGAATAATGAGAAAAACGCTCTTCAATTTGAACATGGGTGACCGCATTCTTACCGTTTTTTAGATTGACCGCCATCTTTTTGCGGTCTTTTTCGTCACGCCCAATTGGAGCATCGATGGTCATTTTATCATGCATCGGAACACCATGAACAATCGCTTGATACACGCGTTCGGTTGTCTTAGCTTTTAATTGAGCGGCAAGAGATTGGTGAGCGCGATCATTTTTTGCTGCGACCATGACACCTGATGTATCTTTATCGATTCGGTGAACAATCCCAGGACGCATGATTCCATTAATACCGGATAAGTCCTGACAGTGGAAGAGCAGCGCATTGACGAGCGTCCCCGTATAATGGCCGGGAGCCGGATGAACAACCATCCCCCGAGGTTTATTAATGACAATAACATCCGCATCTTCATACAAAATGTTAAGGGGAATATCTTCTGGAAGAATGTCTGGCTCCTCCATATTAGGCATCTGCCATTCCACTCGGTCCTCCATTTGAACCTTATAATTAGGCTTGACTTGCCCTTCATTGACCCGGACATGACCTTCTTTAATTAATTTTTGAATCATTGTTCGCGATAGATCCTCGAGCGACTCGCTCAACACTTTATCGAGACGCTCTCCATTTTCAGTTTCCGTAATAATGAGTTGGTTATCGAGTGTTTCTTCGTCCATAATCACTTCTCCTTCTTGCTGTCTACGATCGAGTAAATCAATAATAAGACAGCCCCAATACATAAAGCCGAATCCGCTAAGTTAAAAATAGGATAACTATAAGATCCGATATAGACATGAATAAAATCCACAACTTGTCCATGCAACAAGCGGTCGATAAAATTGCCGAGAGTCCCGCCAATAATTAGCCCTAAAGAAGTTCCTAAGAGCGGCTTAAAGCGGCCAAGTTTTTGCATATAATAAATGACAACCACAAGCACGACAATAGAGATGATATAGAAGAAGAGCATTCTTCCTTCTAAGATACTCCAAGCTGCTCCTGAATTTCTGAGTGACGTAATATAAAAGACATTCGGAATGATGGGGATATTATCTCCCACATTCATAGCGTGAGATACAACATATTTACTGATTTGATCTAAAAGTACGACAAAAATAGCGAGTGCATAATATATCATCTCGTTCTCCTCCTTAGCCTTCTGCTTTAAAATTTTAGCATATAAGTAAGAAGAAGACGAACAAAGATTCAAATGGATTCCCCATAAGCCCATAAAACAAAGAAAGTAGCCGACTAACTCGGTTTTATTCAAACTAAAAAGCGAATCAAAGAGCGGTCGCCTAATCGGAATGGGCCATCATTGCGTTAGTTTTATTTCAGGCGGCCAATGAATGATGCCTTGCTGACTCCATTTTTAGTTATTGCCAGAATGAATAGGCGGAGAATTTCCGGCTATTGTTAAAAATGTCGACTAAAAAACGAAAATAGGCGGAGGTTTTCCGCTTAACAGATCTAAATGAAGACAAATTCATGGCTTTGAATACGTATAAACGGAATAACTCCCCTTATTTTTATGAAAATTGGAGTGTCTCTTCATTTAAACGGAAATCTTCCGTTTATTTTTCAAGCACCTTTTAGCGGATCGGGATCCGTTGCTCTCTCTATGTAACGAGGAGTAACTCCTCGTTGTCAATCCATCGATTCATCTGAATAGGGGTCTTCTTCGGCTACATTTTCCTGGTTCATCCATTGGTCATATTGGATGTTCTTCACATACTGGACATTCTCATCACCGGTATACCCTTCAATTCCAGTAGCGCCAATGGCTTCAACTAAGGAAACATACCCTAAGCCATCATAACTGTCCATAAGAGATGAGCCATCATAAGTCATGCCGGATTGGTTATACGCGGCAACAAGGTCATAAGCATTTTGCTCATTGAACTCCGTTTCATCAGAACCTGTATAATACTCTTTCTCCATATCCCGAAGGACTTCTTCTTCAATCGGGCGATCATGATTAATAAAGGTATTGGGTGAGTTTTTCTTAACCGTCCTGGCTGTGGGAAGCGCTTCGAGGCGTTCATACGGGATCGCCTCACCTGTTTCCTCATCGATTCCATAGGTCCCTTTTTCCATTCGCTCTAAGGCAGCGTCAATGTCCTCAAGCTGTTCTTCGCGCATTTGTTTTAAAACCATGTCTTTTTCACGTTCATATAAAGCAGTCGCCTCGTCAGCGGGGTGATTATCGTACTGAGATAATTCTCCAGAAGCCGATTGAGAGGCATAGCCCTCATCCATTCCAAATTCTTCTGTGACTTTGAACTCATGCAAAATCTCTTGCTTTTCTTTCAGTAGCTCTTGTTTGAGCTTGTCATATGAATAGGAATCCATTCCTGTCGCCTCCTTCCTTAGAGTGAGAAATCTCACTGCTTATAGTGTTTGAAAAGTCCGTGTCACTTAGACCCATAAATAGTTGTCAAATCACTCAAAGCTTTACCACCATTTCCATTAGAAAAATATTGGCTCGCGCCATGCCCTTCTACTTTGGTCGATTTTCTTTATGTATATAAAAAAGGCACCTGGAAAAATCCAAGTGCCTTTGGACTGCGATTATTTGACTGTCTCTGCACAACGGTCACAGAGGTCGGGGTGCTCTGGATGAGCGCCAACACTTGGCAATACCATCCAGCAACGTTCACATTTTTCACCTTCAGCCGGTTGGACGACAACTGCCACATGTTCCGCTTTTTCAGCTTCTTCTGGGGCTTCTGAATAAGTCCCGCCAAGAGTGACTTGTGAAACGATAAACAAGTGCTCTAAGTCCTTTGCGGATTCTAAAAGAGCTTGCAACTCCGGTTTTGGATAAATCGCAACAGCTGCTTCAAGCGATTTTCCGATCACTTTTTGATTACGCGCCACTTCCAACGCTTTTAAGACATCATCGCGAACCTCGATTAAAGTTTCCCATTTATTAAGGAGACCTTTTGGATCTTCGACGGTGACGGCTTCAGGTAAATCACTTAATTGAACATACTCTTCTTTCTCACCAGGAATGTAGCTCCACACCTCTTCAGCCGTATGAGGGATAATCGGTGTTAAAAGCTTGGTAAGGGTAACAAGCGTCTGATACAAAACGGTTTGGGCCGAACGTCTTGAACGGCTGTCTTCAGCATCCGTATAGAGTGTATCTTTTGCAATATCCATATAGAAAGCACTTAGATCAATTGTACAATAATTATGGATCGCATTATAAACCCCTAAGAATTGATAATTATCGTACGCTTCTCTTACACGATTGGTCAGCTGCTGGAGCTTCAGCATCATGAATTGATCCATTTCAGTTAGTTGATCAAATTTTAAACTATTTTTTGCAGGATCAAATCCGTTTAAATTCCCAAGCATAAAGCGAAGTGTGTTACGGATTTTACGGTAAACTTCTGCGACTTGTTTTAAAATGTCATCCGATACACGTGCATCCGCCGTAAAGTCCACTGATGAAACCCAAAGGCGAATAATGTCCGCACCGAGATTCTTCATCACTTTGATTGGATCAATAACATTACCGACGGATTTACTCATTTTGTGGCCTTCCCCGTCTAACACAAAGCCATGACTAATGACTTGCTTGTAAGGGGCTTTCCCTGTTACAGCCACACCTGTTGATAAGGAAGAGTTGAACCAACCGCGGTATTGGTCAGATCCTTCAAGATAAATATCCGCTGGACGAACTAGATTCTCACGCTGCTCAAGAACCGCTTGATGGGATGAACCTGAATCAAACCAAACATCCATGATATCCGTCTCTTTGCGGAAGATGCCGTTTGGACTGTGCGGTGATGTGAAGCCTTCAGGAAGTAAGTCCTTTGCTTCACGCTCAAACCAAATATTTGAGCCATGCTCACGGAACAGGTTGGAGATATGATCGATCGTTTCAGGTGTCAAAATCGGCGTTCCATCCTCCCCATAAAACACAGGAATAGGCACACCCCAAACACGTTGTCTTGAAATACACCAATCTTCTCGGTCACGCATCATGTTATGGATGCGAACCTCACCCCAAGTTGGGAGCCACTTCACTTCCGTAATAGCTTTTAAAATTTCATCGCGGAAATCTTTGATCGACGCAAACCATTGTTCAGTCGCGCGGAAGATGATCGGTTTCTTTGTCCGCCAATCATGCGGATAGGAGTGCGTGATAAAATCAAGCTTGATCAGGGCACCGACTTCCTTTAGTTTGTCCGTGATCGGTTTGTTCGCTTGATCATAGAAGAGGCCTTCAAATCCAGGAGCCTCATCAGTCATAACCCCTTTTTCATCAACCGGGCAAAGAACATCTAAACCATATTTCTTCCCGATAATAAAATCATCTTCCCCGTGTCCTGGAGCTGTATGAACACATCCTGTACCGGCTTCAAGCGTCACGTGGTCACCGTTGATTACTAGTGAGTCACGGTCATAGAAAGGGTGTCTGGCCACAGCACGGTCGATTTCACTGCCTTTAAAGGTCTTGAGCACCAAGGCACCTTCCCAGCCAAACTGCTGCTTAAGATCCTCTAGGAGACCTTCAGCGACAATGTATTTGTGATCCGCTACTTGAACAACAACATAATTGAATTCAGGGTTAACGCTGATCGCCACATTCGCAGGAATGGTCCAAGGCGTTGTGGTCCAGATGATGATTTCCTCATCCCCAGCGAGCAAGTCCCCGTGTGCTTCTTTTAGTTTAAACGCGACATAAATAGATGGAGAGCGCTTATCTTGGTATTCAATCTCGGCTTCTGCTAAGGCTGACTCCGAGGTTGGCGACCAATAGATCGTTTTTTTATCTTTATAGATATACCCTTTATTCGCCATTTCTCCAAACACTTTAATTTGAGCAGCTTCATAGGAGTTATGAAGCGTGACATAAGGATTTTCCCAGTCGCCTCTTACCCCTAAGCGTTTAAATTGAGTGCGTTGACGGTCGATTTGTTCCAAAGCATAATCCGCACAAAGCTTACGGAATTCCGCAATGGACATCGATTTACGATTAACCCCTTTTTTCGCGAGCGCTTGTTCGATTGGCAGACCATGCGTATCCCAGCCGGGAACATAAGGCGCATAAAAACCAGCCATTGATTTGTAACGAACAATCATGTCTTTTAAGATTTTATTTTCAGCGTGACCAATGTGAATATCACCATTCGCATATGGCGGTCCGTCATGTAAAACAAAAGTTGGTTTCCCTTTGCGTTTTTCTAAGCTTTTTTGATAAAGATTGACTTGATCCCATTCCTCTTGCATCTTAGGCTCTTTTGTAGGAAGCCCCCCGCGCATTGGGAAATCCGTCTTCGGCATTAACAATGTGTCTTTGTAATCCATTTTCTCTCCTCCAAACCTTCCTAGTCCGTTCCAACCATTTGGTTAATTAAACAGCAAAAAACCTTCCGTCCAAAAAAGGGACGGAAGGTCCGTGGTACCACCCTAAATGCTTTTTTTGAAAAAAGCCACTCGGAATTCGTAACGTGAATGACCCGCTATTGTCTACTCAGGACGTTATACTTAGCCCTTTCGGAATAGAGCTCAAGGGTGATATTCAGCCGGTCTCTCTGATTGGGCTCTCACCATCCCCAATTCGCTGAAACTGTTCAATCGACTTACTGTCCCTATCACAGCTAAATGACATTAATATTTTTTAAGTATATGAAAAAAGAGAGAGAGTCGTCAAGTCCTGACTCGTTTATCTGCTTTGTTAATCACGATAACGCGTTGCAAATTCAGATGAATCATGTTCTTGTAACGCCTCGTCCTCAAATGGCTCTGATAACTTATCCCAATCATCATTCCTTAGTAATTCGAGTTGCGCCTCGATTAGCATACGAAAGCGTGTGCGGTACACTTTCGCCTCTTTTTTCAGTTCTTCTATTTCCAAGGAAATTTTCCTTGATTTGCTCAAGGCTTCATTAATGATCCGGTCCGCATTCTTCTCAGCTTCTTTGACGATTAATCGCGCTTCCTTGGTGGCATGCTGCTTCACATCTTCTGCCGTTTCCTGAGCCACTAAAATGGACTTATTCAATGTATCTTCAATGTTTGAAAAGTGGCTGAGCCGTTCTTCTAATTTTTGATTCTTTTCTTCTAAATTCTTTTTATCTCGAATAAGGACTTCATAATCCTTAATAATTTGATCAAGGAAATCATTCACTTCATCCTCATCATAACCTCTAAATCCACGTGTAAACTCCTTATTGTGTATATCTAAGGGTGTTAATGGCATAGATGCCACCTCCAATTTTCTTTCAATCAATTTTACCATGTAAATTTCGACAAATGTAGAGATTATTCCTGCTTCTTTTCAAAAAGAATTTTTTTATGAAGATAAGCATCGGTCAGATTATGCCATTAACGCCGCGCGAGCCCGTGAATCTCTCTTATTTAAGTTGACCAAATGTCACCCATAAATTTCCCCGCCGTGTTTCTCCATCAATGGCAATTAATCGACTTCTGCCAAAACCGCGTACGGATAAGTCGTCACCTGGGGTTAATTCATAGGATGGTTTATCAATCACTTTCCAATTCACTTTAACACGCTCTCCTTTAACAAGGTCCACTGCCTTTGACCTGGTTAACCGATAAATTTCGGCAATGACCACATCAAGCCTTAAAGAAGGAACAGAGCCTTGACGCTCCTCCCATTCGACTTGAGGAGGTTGAAAATCATCCCAAGAACATGGTTCACAAGTAACCGTTGCTTTTCCGACTTGATTCAAATTAAATCGTACATAATCACCAATCTCTTCAGCGACAATAAATTGGGCGCCGCTTTCCGTGATAAGCACATCCCCAAATTTTTCGCGCTTAAGTCCAAGCCCCATTAGTGACCCTAAAAGATGACGGTGCTCAATCGTTACAAATTTGGCAGGATAGTTCAACTCATAGAGTGCCACCTTGAAGTTTCTTGAGAGGTCATCTGAATAAGGGGGTAGAAACAAGGCGCGTTTTCGCTCAGCTTCTTTATAGCCTCCCCAAAAATCAACAGTTAGCTCACCATCAGCTGGAACTAGAGCTCTTACAATTTCCTGTTGTCTAGGATCTAGAAAGTCTGTCAATTTCGGTGTATAACGTTCCAACACTTTATTGCGCGTATCCATCATCGCATCAATAAAGGGCCGCTCTTCCTCTCTGAAATGCTGATAAATAGACACTTCAGGTCACCCCGTTATATTTTGAATAATAAGCGGGAGATTAGCCACTCCAAGCTGCGCGAGCCATAGCACAAAGAAAGCGGCCCAAGGCGAAATATCAATCATACCAAGAGGAGGAATAATGCGACGAAATGGTTCTAAATAAGGCTCACAAAGCCTGGCAAACAGTTGTCCAACCCCAGACTGCCGAATATTTGGTACCCAAGACATAAAAATATAAATAATTAAAATCCACCAATAAATCCTTAAGATGTCTGAAACGATCGACGTGATTAAGTACAAGAACACCCCTCACCTTCACTTTATTAAACCAATCCCGTTTTTGAGCTTACCCGAGACTGTTCCTTTTCAATGATTTATAACATGCTGTTCAATATGTTCAATAAAGTCACCGTTAAGATTAAGATTGTCCAGAGAACCTATAAAAACGAACGGTCTAATTTTCTGGATAGTCCCTTGAGAAATATGTATCGCTCCGCTAAGAAAGTCAAGAAGACGAGTTGCTTCCTCAATCGGAAGTTCTTTAATTGAAAAAACCACCGTTTTATGATCCTGCAAGTGATCGGTTATCTCTAAAACATCATCATAATGGTTAGGAACCAGCCAAACAAATTGCTGAGTCGATTGAACACGCTTGAAATCAATGACATTATTTAGTTGAGGCTTCTTTAATTCTTTCTCGGACTTAAAGGATACAGCCCTTTCTTCATAGTCAGAAGGCTCGTTTCCTTTATTGACGTCTGAATACTCCTCATCCAGATCAAAAAAGCGCTTAAATGCAGCTCTTAAACCCATTCGCTCCTCCCCTTTACCATTCTTTTCCCACAAGTGCAGTCCCTATTCGTATATAAGTTGCGCCTTCTTCAATTGCCACTTCAAAATCATTCGACATGCCCATCGATAATTCTGTGCATGGCGCATACGGCAAATTCAATGAAGCCACTTCTTCTTTTAAGTGTTTAAGCCGGCGAAAAATAGCTCTTAATTCTTCAGGATCTTCAATCAATGGTGCCATCGTCATTAAGCCGACAACACGAATTTTTGAGAACGCCGACAACTCTTTCACAAAGGGAATTGTCTCCTCTGGCAACATTCCGTGTTTTGACGCTTCACCGGAAACATTCACCTGAACAAAACAATTCAAAGGCTTATCGGCCCTCTTATCAATCTCCTTCGCTAAAGACAATCGGTCGAGGGAGTGAAGATAGTCAATCGTTGAAATAACTTCTTTCACTTTTCTTGTCTGAAGCGAGCCAATAAAATGCCAAGTAACTGCATTTCTCCCAATAGCCTGTTGCTTTTCTAAAAGACCTTCGGCACGATTTTCGCCAATGTGCTGAATACCGTTTTCGATTGCCGCTTTGGCGGTCTCAACACTCACATATTTCGTTACCGCAACAAGATGAACCTCTTCTAGTTGCCGTCCCGCCTGTTGACAACTGGATTCGATCCGATTCAGTATGGTTTGATACCGTTCTGGTAAATTCAGAGCGTTCACCCCCTTTTAATTCCAATAAAACCAAGCATTCTGCCTGTTTTCCCCTCTTCTTTGCGATGAGAATAGAAAAGGTCCGTACGACAGCTTGTGCAATAAGTCGTGGTATGAATATTTGATTCAGGCACTCCATATTTTTCAAGGATGCGAAGGTTCGTGAGCTGAAGATTAAGCTGATAATGGCCGTCAGATGACGGGGCCACCAACTCATGATGATCCAAGTCCGAAATAGAGTTAATTTCATCGATCACCCGATCATCCACTTCGTAACAGCAAGAACCGATCGAAGGTCCAATAATGACATCAATCTCCTCTGGCCTTATAGAAAATTCAGTCTGCCATGCGCTGATCATGTGACCCGCAATCTCACCAACTGTCCCTCTCCATCCTGCATGAGCGATTCCAATGACTGATAGGTCTTTCGCTATAAAATAAAGCGGGACACAGTCCGCAAAACACGCAACGAGCAATACATTTGCGTCTGTTGTGTATAGGCCGTCCGTTCCTGTAATAGCGGTGTCCAACTCATAAGCGCCCTTAGAACGATCCGCCAAGGTCACCTTTTCAATCTGATTGGCATGCACTTGTTCAGCTGCTATCCAAGTTTCTAATGAAAAACCGAGATCCTCTGCCAGCAACTGACGATTCGCTAAGACATGCTCCTTGTTGTCACCGACATGAAAACCCATATTATAACGCGCATAGGGTGGTTCACTATATCCCTTCTCACGCGTTGTCATACCGATAACAAGCTGTGAGCCACCTGAGCGGTAAAGGTTGGTCGACACTGTTCCTTCATTTTTTATAAAAAAAGGGTCCTTTCCCATCTCAACACTCCCTATAAGTACACATGACTCCAATTATTATTTTACACTAATTCCATGGCCAAACCAATACACGAATCACGTTAGAAGATAGATAGATCAGGTGCCTCCCTAAGTTATCCGTTCGAACCTGAACAAGCAATAAGTTTTCAGGCAGAAAAAAAAGACCGTAAATGGCCTTTTCAATTTGATTGTTAAATGATTAGTGCGGGGACTTATGAACGCTCTTCTTTCCCATGGTAGTCTTCAGAGGATGTCGAATAAAACCGGACAAGAATGACGTCATCGCCAATTCTGACGATATTTCTCCAAGGAATAACCACATCGTTTTCTCTTCCCAATAGACCGAGCATTTTACCTTGACCAGGAATAATGAGATTATCTATTTTTCCAGTCGTGAGGTTCACATCCAAATCACCAATATGCCCCAGTCTTTTTCCGTTTTCTACATTCACAACTTCCTTTGCTTGAAAATCTGATATTCTTGCCATGTACCTGTCCACCCTTCCCATCTATTACTTTTACTATTTATATGGGGTCAAGGGTCAAAAAAGACATCCCAACTAACAAGTATTCTCTTGTTTTGGCCAACCTTCTTCAATTTAATGGCTTATTATGAAATAATCCGACCCAATCGCGGGGTACAACTCGCATCAGTCAGCGAGAGTTGTCCCATTTTTGGGTCGGAACCTTTAACTTTTTATATTTCGATTCATCTCTTTAATAGCCGCTTTCTCAAGCCGAGAGACCTGGGCTTGGGAAATACCAATTTCCTCAGCTACTTCCATCTGGGTTTTCCCTTGAAAAAATCGCATTGAAAGGATGTTCTTTTCTCTTGCATTAAGTCGTGTCATCGCCTCTCGCAAGGCAATTTCCTCAATCCATTGAAGATCTTTTGTCTTATCATCACTAATTTGATCCATAACGAAAATGGGATCGCCGCCGTCATTATAGATAGGTTCAAACAGAGAAACGGGATCTTGAATCGCATCCAAAGCAAAAACAATATCCTCAGTCGGAACATCTAATTGCTCAGCGATCTCAGCTGCCGTTGGTTCTCGAGAATTCTTTGAGATTAACTTTTCCTTGACCTGCAATGCCTTATAAGCGATATCTCGCAAGGAGCGAGAGACACGGATCGGATTGTTATCTCTTAAGTATCGGCGAATTTCACCAATTATCATTGGTACCGCATAAGTCGAAAATCTAACGTTTTGACCCAAATCAAAATTATCAATAGATTTCATAAGACCGATACATCCGACTTGGAACAAATCATCGACGTATTCGCCACGGTTGTTAAATCTCTGAATGACACTTAAGACAAGTCTTAAGTTGCCGTTGACCAATTTCTCACGTGCAAATTCATCCCCATTTTGCATTTGGACAAAGAGCTCTCTCATCTCTTCATTTTTTAAAACAGGGAGTGTTGCGGTGTCAACGCCACAAATTTCAACTTTGTTGCGTGCCATTTGATTCCCTCCAATCGGAGTGTTTACAAAGTAAAGTATCTCCGATGGAGGAAATTTTATGCATCTGAATATCTCACATGAAGCATCTGTCATTATTCTAAATCGTTAAACCATTTTATTAAATTCCTTCTTGAGTCGCTTTATAATTCGTTTCTCAAGTCTAGAAATATAGGATTGGGAAATGCCTAATTGATCCGCCACATCCTTCTGAGTCTTTTCTTTGCCGCCTGATAAGCCAAATCGCAATTCCATAATCTCCTTTTCCCTGTCATTCAATAAAAGAATCGCTTTTTTGAGCAGGCTTCGGTCGACTTTCTTCTCCATATCCCGTGTAATAATATCTTCATCCGTCCCCAAAA
This region includes:
- a CDS encoding RluA family pseudouridine synthase, whose product is MDEETLDNQLIITETENGERLDKVLSESLEDLSRTMIQKLIKEGHVRVNEGQVKPNYKVQMEDRVEWQMPNMEEPDILPEDIPLNILYEDADVIVINKPRGMVVHPAPGHYTGTLVNALLFHCQDLSGINGIMRPGIVHRIDKDTSGVMVAAKNDRAHQSLAAQLKAKTTERVYQAIVHGVPMHDKMTIDAPIGRDEKDRKKMAVNLKNGKNAVTHVQIEERFSHYSLASCRLETGRTHQIRVHMAYINHPIAGDPKYGPKSTLAIDGQALHARELGFVHPSTGEDMHFSAPLPEDMTQLLTELRNNG
- the pyrR gene encoding bifunctional pyr operon transcriptional regulator/uracil phosphoribosyltransferase PyrR, which produces MEKVILDEQAIRRTLTRLSHEVIERNKGVQDLVLVGIKTRGVYLARRIAERIQQIEGHPIDVGELDITLYRDDLTVRTEDREPHIKGADLPVNINGRKVILVDDVLYTGRTARAAMEAVMDHGRPASIQLAVLVDRGHRELPIRPDFTGKNVPTSKDEIVAVKVQEVDQTDEVSLISE
- a CDS encoding aspartate carbamoyltransferase catalytic subunit; translated protein: MTNLLSLEHLTLAEIEAILDQAEAIKSGRLSVQRPGFAANLFFEPSTRTRFSFEVAEKRMGLQALNVDVTTSSVQKGETLYDTLKTLEAIGAEVAIIRHPEDCYYEGLAETLNLSIINAGDGSGDHPTQTLLDLMTIREEFNRIKGLTVAIIGDLRHSRVARSNAKILSRLGANLILSGPREWQNNDFPGIYLPVDEAIKKADVVNLLRIQHERHNGTKAFNKDDYHLAYGLTIEREKTMKKGSIIMHPAPVNRGVEIDSTLVEGPRSRIFKQIENGVYARMAVLNWVLSQREAENYGDATYKWAHSTKQRA
- the lspA gene encoding signal peptidase II, which codes for MIYYALAIFVVLLDQISKYVVSHAMNVGDNIPIIPNVFYITSLRNSGAAWSILEGRMLFFYIISIVVLVVVIYYMQKLGRFKPLLGTSLGLIIGGTLGNFIDRLLHGQVVDFIHVYIGSYSYPIFNLADSALCIGAVLLLIYSIVDSKKEK
- a CDS encoding transcriptional regulator produces the protein MDSYSYDKLKQELLKEKQEILHEFKVTEEFGMDEGYASQSASGELSQYDNHPADEATALYEREKDMVLKQMREEQLEDIDAALERMEKGTYGIDEETGEAIPYERLEALPTARTVKKNSPNTFINHDRPIEEEVLRDMEKEYYTGSDETEFNEQNAYDLVAAYNQSGMTYDGSSLMDSYDGLGYVSLVEAIGATGIEGYTGDENVQYVKNIQYDQWMNQENVAEEDPYSDESMD